Part of the Streptococcus ilei genome is shown below.
TTAGGAAAGAAGGTCAAGGGAATCAAACTCCCAGACATAAAGTCAATCAGAGAATTCTTAAGCAGATTAGAGCCCCATAAATTTTTAAACACAAAGGCTGAAAATCCAAAGCAGATATTAAAGAAAAAGTTGATCAGGTAGGCTAGGATTAAGCTAAAGAGATAAAGGATGGTTAATCCTAGCACTTCTACAACCCCTTGCCTAGATAAAATTTTCATCAATACGATGACACTTAAAAATGGCAGTCCAACAGAGATAAAAATCAACCACTTGGATCCGAGTTCCGTAAAGAGGTAAGAAGCTGCAAAATGCACTGGTCTCAACAAACGCATGATAATGGAACCATCCTTGACCTCCTCACCAATCATAAAGGAAGAATCCGACCTAGTCAGAAGATTAGTCAAAAAACTCATGATGATGTAGAGGGTGATATCTGCCATACTGAAACCCTGAATCAAAGACTCTTGCGAGGAATCAAAGACAGCCTTCCAGAGATAAAATTCCACAAAAGCACCCATGACATTGCCAATCCGATAAAGAAGAAAGTTGACTCGATAGGTAATCAACTCCTGAATCCCTGCATTGATAAAGGGTTTATAACGTCGCCACAATTTGACCATCTTAGAGCTCCTTTCGATAGAAGCGACGGATAATATCTTCAATATCCGTATCTACCATCTTCAAATCACGGACTTCAAAATCAGATAAGGTTTGCTTGATAATATCAGCTGACTGGTAGCGGGAACTATCAAATTCAATAGTCAGATTATTTCCTTGTCTATCAATGGACATATCAGGCAAGCCTTCATAGTGAGAGACTAAATGACTTTGACCTGGCATCAGATCGAAGGAAAGAGTCTTCATCTTGCCGAAGGTTTCCTTGAGCTGACTCACCGTTCCATCAAAAATCTCTTGCCCCTTATCAATCATAAAAATCCGATCACAGAGTTGCTCAATATCACTCAGGTCGTGAGTGGTCAAGAGAATGGTTGTTTCTTCCTCTTGATTGATCTGGGTGATAGCCCGACGAATGTTATCCTTGACCGACACATCCAAACCAATAGTTGGCTCATCTAAAAAGAGAACCTTGGGATTGTGGAGCAAGGAAGCCGCAATATCCGCCCGCATCCGTTGACCCAATGAAAGAGTCCGCACAGGATCCTTAATAAATTCCTTCAAATCCAAGACTTCATTCAAAAAATCCATGCGCTTGTGAAAGAGCGAGTCTGGGACATCGTAAATCTCCTTCAAAACCGTGTAAGTCTCTTGCAGGGCCAAATCCCACCATAGCTGAGTTCGTTGTCCGAAGACTACTCCAATATCCTTGACATAATCCTGGCGATTATCCTGTGGAATCTTGCCATTAATCCGACAAAAACCAGATGTCGGTTTTAAAATCCCTGTCAGCATTTTAATGGTGGTCGACTTCCCAGCACCATTTGCCCCGATAAAACCTAGAATCTGCCCCTTGGGCACCTCTAAGGTCAAATCCTTGACCGCTTCAAAGGTCTGCTTTTCAGGATGAATAAAGGAACGCAACGCTCCCTTCAGCCCTGGTTCCTTGACTGTCTTCACAAAATTTTTCTGAAGATGTTCCACTTCTATCATTGCCATATCAATCTCCCTTTAGTAAGAAATCAACAAATCGCGTTTTTTAAACACAAAAAGCCAATTTCTCATCTCCTAAAATCTGCCTTCTTTATCACAGCAGAAGGCCGCAGTATGACTCTATTATAAAGCAATTAAAAAAGGAAACCAAGATTTTTTCTCGCAAAAGAGAAAATAGTATTGATACTTGAATAAACAAAAAAAGACAGACTCAGATTGAAGACAAAGCCCTTAGAACATAGATTTCAAATTCAGATTTTTGAATAGATAAAAAGACAAACCCAAAAAATGATGTTTGTCTTCGTTTTGAACCCCCTCATAGTTAAATGATACGATAAATAATTAAGGGGAATATTTCTTTTCCAAAATTTTTAAATAGTGTGTTTTCTTAAATTGACAGGATAATGTTAACAGAACAAAGAAATACCTTTCCATCATACCTTATTTTCCATAGGCCCGCAAGTTGAATATAGGCCCCTCCTATGACTAGATTTGAATCAAATGAAAAATTAAG
Proteins encoded:
- a CDS encoding ABC transporter permease, with the translated sequence MVKLWRRYKPFINAGIQELITYRVNFLLYRIGNVMGAFVEFYLWKAVFDSSQESLIQGFSMADITLYIIMSFLTNLLTRSDSSFMIGEEVKDGSIIMRLLRPVHFAASYLFTELGSKWLIFISVGLPFLSVIVLMKILSRQGVVEVLGLTILYLFSLILAYLINFFFNICFGFSAFVFKNLWGSNLLKNSLIDFMSGSLIPLTFFPKIVSDILSFLPFSSLIYTPVMIIVGKYDASQIFQALVLQFFWLLVMVGLSQLIWKRVQSFITIQGG
- a CDS encoding ABC transporter ATP-binding protein yields the protein MAMIEVEHLQKNFVKTVKEPGLKGALRSFIHPEKQTFEAVKDLTLEVPKGQILGFIGANGAGKSTTIKMLTGILKPTSGFCRINGKIPQDNRQDYVKDIGVVFGQRTQLWWDLALQETYTVLKEIYDVPDSLFHKRMDFLNEVLDLKEFIKDPVRTLSLGQRMRADIAASLLHNPKVLFLDEPTIGLDVSVKDNIRRAITQINQEEETTILLTTHDLSDIEQLCDRIFMIDKGQEIFDGTVSQLKETFGKMKTLSFDLMPGQSHLVSHYEGLPDMSIDRQGNNLTIEFDSSRYQSADIIKQTLSDFEVRDLKMVDTDIEDIIRRFYRKEL